One part of the Sphingopyxis sp. TUF1 genome encodes these proteins:
- a CDS encoding bifunctional folylpolyglutamate synthase/dihydrofolate synthase encodes MPDHAHSTDPAVQAQLDRLTALSPGRDILGLDRIAELCRRLGDPQHRLPPVFHVAGTNGKGSTCAFLRAAIEAQGLTAHVYSSPHLVRFNERIRLAGTLIDDALLAALLAEVLNVAHDLQASFFEVTTAAAFLAFARIPADACIVEVGLGGRLDATNIIAAPTACGIASLGIDHEAFLLAPEADVPAPPHDRIAFEKAGIVKAGAPLVTQAYPASMRAVIAARAAAVGAPLVDRGAAWDANIADGRLAYCDTHGTLDLPLPTMAGAHQTDNAALAVAMIRHQQAIDIDPDALAAAMTRAAWPARMQRLGAGPLTALLSPSTTVWLDGGHNPDAGVALSRALKGVAPLHIVCGLLANKDAMGFLRPFADKIASFSAVPIPGHEHHDPKDLCHWVQSDLGIIDAQPCDNVAAALHHIRQHRQAGDVLICGSLYLAGDVLRRNGELPG; translated from the coding sequence ATGCCCGACCACGCGCACAGCACCGATCCCGCCGTTCAGGCCCAGCTCGATCGCCTCACCGCGCTGTCGCCCGGCCGCGACATTCTTGGCCTCGACCGCATCGCCGAACTGTGCCGCCGCCTCGGTGATCCGCAGCACCGCTTGCCGCCCGTCTTCCACGTCGCAGGAACCAACGGCAAGGGTTCGACCTGCGCCTTCCTGCGCGCGGCGATCGAGGCGCAGGGCCTGACCGCGCATGTTTATTCGAGCCCGCATCTCGTCCGTTTCAACGAGCGTATCCGCCTTGCCGGGACATTAATCGATGACGCGCTGCTTGCCGCGCTGCTCGCCGAAGTCCTCAACGTAGCGCACGACCTGCAAGCGAGCTTTTTCGAGGTGACGACTGCCGCGGCCTTCCTCGCCTTTGCGCGCATTCCCGCCGACGCCTGCATCGTCGAGGTGGGGCTTGGCGGACGGCTCGACGCAACGAACATCATCGCCGCGCCTACTGCCTGCGGCATCGCCTCGCTCGGCATCGACCATGAGGCGTTCCTGCTCGCGCCCGAGGCCGATGTGCCCGCGCCGCCGCACGACCGCATCGCCTTTGAAAAGGCCGGGATCGTCAAAGCCGGCGCGCCGCTGGTGACGCAGGCCTATCCGGCGTCGATGCGCGCGGTGATCGCCGCGCGCGCCGCGGCGGTCGGCGCGCCGCTCGTCGATCGCGGTGCGGCGTGGGACGCCAATATCGCCGACGGCCGCCTCGCCTATTGCGATACGCACGGCACGCTCGACCTGCCGCTGCCCACGATGGCGGGCGCGCATCAGACTGACAATGCTGCGCTCGCGGTGGCGATGATTCGTCATCAGCAGGCAATCGATATTGACCCTGATGCGCTCGCCGCGGCCATGACGCGCGCCGCCTGGCCCGCGCGAATGCAGCGGCTCGGCGCCGGGCCGCTAACCGCCCTACTTTCGCCGTCCACGACGGTCTGGCTCGACGGCGGTCACAACCCCGATGCGGGCGTCGCGCTTTCGCGCGCGCTGAAAGGCGTGGCACCGCTCCACATCGTCTGCGGCCTGCTCGCCAACAAGGACGCAATGGGGTTCCTGCGCCCATTTGCGGACAAAATCGCCTCGTTTAGCGCGGTGCCGATCCCCGGCCATGAGCATCATGATCCCAAAGACCTGTGCCACTGGGTGCAGAGCGATCTAGGCATCATCGATGCACAGCCGTGCGACAATGTGGCGGCGGCGCTCCACCACATAAGGCAGCATCGTCAGGCCGGCGACGTCCTGATTTGCGGTTCGCTCTATCTTGCGGGCGACGTCCTGCGCCGTAACGGCGAGCTGCCGGGCTAG
- a CDS encoding AmpG family muropeptide MFS transporter — protein sequence MSVDLIRFLIFVAVLGGLVIVALSVPAFRPYLRKNPMVTFLLGISSGFPLTLLIATMTFWLAKVGIDTATIGFAVALGIPYTIKFLWAPLVDKLPIPFLTKTFGQRRGWLFFIQALLFISIWQLGASNPQPGDIGQFAVWALITAFLSATQDIVIDAYRIEILEEEEFAHGIATNQFGYRTGNLIAGAGTIYFASNEGLGLGWATAYAMTGFCIVPAILGALWAGPGKFVDRFADASGMKAGQWLAEAVVNPFREFLSRHGAFLILGFVLVYKVGDAMGQAMLGPMIVDLGFADLDYISANKLWGFGALIVGSALGAPFLLWLGMGRALVISGFMMMFSNVMFMILAATGNNYWMMVAAIVTENVTSGIGLTVFATYLSGLSNIAYTATQFALLSSFAGVGRTFMAGPAGIVAENFGWVIFWGFTVVAAIPGMLLLWLLWSKGYVVEGVRQAETVDEQKLRQPVGAMRIAGFVLIVAGLVGALMAQQLELASYIMLSSITAFAIGAILAWTGKPAPTA from the coding sequence ATGTCGGTTGATCTGATCCGGTTTTTGATTTTTGTCGCGGTGCTGGGTGGGCTGGTGATCGTCGCCCTGTCGGTTCCGGCCTTTCGCCCGTATCTGCGCAAGAACCCGATGGTGACCTTCCTGCTCGGCATTTCCAGCGGATTTCCGCTGACGTTGCTGATCGCAACCATGACATTCTGGCTGGCGAAGGTCGGCATCGATACCGCAACGATCGGCTTCGCCGTGGCGCTGGGCATTCCGTACACGATCAAATTCCTGTGGGCGCCACTGGTCGACAAGCTGCCCATTCCGTTTTTGACCAAAACCTTTGGCCAGCGGCGCGGGTGGCTGTTTTTCATTCAGGCGTTGCTGTTCATCTCGATCTGGCAATTGGGTGCCAGCAACCCGCAGCCCGGTGACATCGGCCAGTTCGCGGTGTGGGCGCTGATCACCGCCTTTCTGTCGGCAACGCAGGACATCGTCATCGACGCCTATCGCATCGAAATCCTCGAGGAGGAGGAGTTTGCGCATGGCATCGCGACCAACCAGTTCGGTTATCGCACCGGCAATCTGATCGCGGGCGCCGGGACGATCTATTTTGCCTCGAACGAAGGGCTCGGTCTGGGCTGGGCGACCGCCTATGCGATGACCGGATTCTGCATCGTCCCGGCGATTCTGGGCGCGTTATGGGCTGGCCCGGGCAAGTTCGTCGACCGTTTCGCCGACGCTTCGGGAATGAAGGCGGGTCAGTGGCTAGCCGAAGCGGTGGTCAATCCGTTCCGCGAGTTTCTGAGCCGCCATGGCGCCTTCCTGATCCTTGGCTTCGTGCTCGTGTACAAGGTCGGCGACGCGATGGGGCAGGCGATGCTGGGGCCGATGATCGTCGATCTTGGCTTCGCCGATCTCGATTATATTTCGGCGAACAAGCTGTGGGGCTTTGGCGCGCTCATCGTCGGGTCGGCGCTCGGTGCTCCGTTCCTGCTGTGGCTGGGAATGGGACGCGCGCTGGTGATTTCAGGCTTCATGATGATGTTCTCGAACGTCATGTTCATGATCCTCGCCGCGACGGGCAACAATTACTGGATGATGGTCGCCGCGATCGTCACCGAGAATGTGACAAGCGGGATCGGGCTGACCGTCTTCGCCACCTATTTGTCCGGTTTATCGAACATCGCCTACACCGCGACGCAGTTTGCGCTGCTGTCGTCCTTCGCCGGGGTCGGGCGCACATTTATGGCGGGACCGGCAGGGATTGTGGCCGAAAACTTCGGCTGGGTGATCTTTTGGGGCTTCACCGTCGTCGCGGCGATCCCGGGCATGCTGCTGCTGTGGCTGCTCTGGAGCAAGGGCTATGTCGTCGAAGGCGTCCGTCAGGCCGAAACGGTCGACGAACAGAAGCTGCGACAACCGGTTGGGGCAATGCGGATTGCCGGTTTCGTGCTGATCGTCGCGGGGCTGGTCGGGGCTTTGATGGCACAGCAGCTGGAACTGGCGAGCTATATCATGCTGTCGTCGATTACGGCTTTTGCGATCGGGGCGATCCTCGCCTGGACCGGCAAGCCCGCACCCACCGCCTAG
- a CDS encoding response regulator yields MLFGPRPSCIKRLLVIEDDPLTAFDNEYTLKHSGYEIVATVDSGEAAVAVMAAEQVDALVLDLGLAGDMTGREVARLARDRGIAVLLVTGQCPEDASDIAMACLDKPHTPSALVAALKALETMICQNKMPRKVSGLVTYWRPEAA; encoded by the coding sequence ATGCTCTTCGGTCCGCGTCCTTCCTGCATCAAGCGGTTGCTGGTCATCGAGGATGACCCGCTGACGGCGTTCGACAACGAATATACGTTGAAGCACAGCGGTTACGAGATTGTCGCGACGGTCGATTCGGGCGAAGCCGCAGTGGCGGTGATGGCCGCCGAACAGGTCGACGCGCTGGTCCTCGATTTGGGGCTGGCGGGCGATATGACCGGCCGCGAGGTTGCGCGGCTGGCGCGCGATCGCGGCATCGCGGTCCTGCTTGTCACCGGCCAATGCCCGGAAGACGCGAGCGACATCGCCATGGCCTGCCTCGACAAGCCGCACACCCCTTCGGCGCTGGTGGCCGCGCTGAAAGCGCTGGAGACAATGATCTGCCAGAACAAAATGCCGCGCAAGGTCAGCGGGCTCGTCACCTATTGGCGGCCCGAAGCCGCCTGA
- a CDS encoding pseudouridine synthase, giving the protein MTTRRPPRSAPRPGADRAAPTGPRGRRAARGDAPPRKLPAETEREDGPQRIAKLLARAGVGSRRDVERMIEEGRVALNGEVVAQPAPLLASLEGLTVDGNPVAKPVSTRLYRFHKPAGCLTAARDPKGRKTIYDLLPKGLPRLMPVGRLDYNTEGLLLLTNDGEFKRQLELPASGVERTYRARAFGDISQAQLEELVLGIEIDGIRYGKIDANLERRTGRNQWIEMTLTEGKNREVRRVLEHLGLQVSRLIRTRYGEFTLAGLDMGAVEVVPRDELFKFRRHLG; this is encoded by the coding sequence ATGACGACCCGCCGCCCGCCCCGCTCCGCCCCGCGCCCCGGCGCCGATCGCGCCGCCCCCACCGGTCCGCGTGGACGCCGCGCCGCGCGCGGCGACGCGCCGCCACGCAAACTTCCCGCCGAAACCGAACGCGAGGACGGGCCGCAGCGCATCGCCAAGCTGCTCGCGCGCGCCGGCGTCGGCTCGCGCCGCGACGTCGAACGCATGATTGAGGAAGGCCGCGTCGCGCTGAATGGCGAAGTGGTTGCGCAGCCCGCACCGCTTCTCGCCTCGCTCGAAGGGCTGACGGTCGACGGCAATCCGGTCGCCAAACCCGTCTCGACGCGCCTCTATCGCTTCCACAAGCCTGCCGGCTGCCTGACTGCCGCGCGCGATCCCAAGGGGCGCAAGACGATCTACGATCTGTTGCCCAAGGGGCTGCCGCGGCTGATGCCGGTCGGCCGCCTCGACTATAATACCGAAGGGCTGCTGCTGCTCACCAACGATGGCGAATTCAAGCGCCAGCTCGAACTGCCCGCAAGCGGGGTCGAGCGCACCTATCGCGCGCGCGCCTTTGGCGACATCAGCCAGGCGCAGCTCGAGGAGCTGGTGCTCGGGATCGAGATCGACGGCATCCGTTATGGCAAGATCGACGCGAACCTCGAACGCCGCACCGGGCGCAACCAGTGGATCGAAATGACGCTGACCGAGGGCAAGAACCGCGAAGTCCGCCGCGTGCTCGAACATCTGGGGCTTCAGGTCAGCCGCCTGATCCGCACCCGCTATGGCGAATTCACCCTCGCCGGGCTCGACATGGGCGCGGTCGAGGTCGTGCCGCGCGACGAATTGTTCAAATTCCGGCGGCACCTCGGCTGA
- the rsmD gene encoding 16S rRNA (guanine(966)-N(2))-methyltransferase RsmD gives MRVIAGEWRGRKLLAPKNDATRPTADRTRETLFSMLASRLGSFEGLYVADLFAGSGALGIEALSRGAEQCLFAEQDRDALDALRKNLAALGATPRADVRAGSVLALGPARRAYDLLLIDAPYATGAGSVALDKLARLGWIAPDSWISIETGEREMVEVAGFEIDAERKVGKAKLTLLRPA, from the coding sequence ATGCGCGTGATCGCCGGCGAATGGCGCGGCCGCAAGCTGCTCGCGCCCAAAAACGACGCCACTCGCCCGACCGCCGACCGCACGCGCGAAACGCTCTTCTCGATGCTCGCGAGCCGCCTCGGCAGCTTCGAGGGGCTTTATGTCGCCGACCTGTTCGCCGGATCGGGCGCGCTGGGGATCGAGGCTTTGTCGCGCGGCGCCGAGCAGTGCCTGTTCGCCGAACAGGATCGCGATGCACTCGACGCGCTCCGCAAAAATCTCGCCGCGCTCGGCGCAACGCCGCGCGCCGATGTCCGCGCCGGGTCGGTGCTTGCGCTCGGCCCCGCACGGCGAGCCTATGATCTGCTTCTAATCGATGCGCCCTACGCCACCGGCGCAGGCAGCGTCGCGCTCGACAAGCTCGCCCGCCTTGGCTGGATCGCCCCCGACAGCTGGATTTCGATCGAGACCGGCGAGCGCGAGATGGTCGAGGTCGCGGGCTTCGAGATCGACGCCGAACGCAAGGTCGGCAAGGCGAAGCTGACGCTGCTGCGCCCGGCTTAG
- a CDS encoding septal ring lytic transglycosylase RlpA family protein, with translation MSMKLAGTMLVLLALSACAGGNYRPVADTPVRIGPAYTIRGTTYVPAAAPAYDAVGYASWYGSESGNRTANGEKFRPGWITAAHTTLPLPTYVEVTALDTGRRIIVRVNDRGPFAAGRIIDLSRGAAEALGMRAQGHAPVRVRRVEPSEQDRKRLREGKAAAALAPVPADELQRLRARLR, from the coding sequence ATGTCCATGAAACTGGCCGGAACGATGCTTGTGCTTCTGGCGCTTTCGGCCTGCGCGGGGGGCAATTATCGTCCGGTCGCCGACACACCCGTCCGCATCGGCCCGGCTTATACGATCCGCGGCACCACCTATGTCCCAGCCGCGGCGCCCGCTTATGACGCTGTTGGCTATGCGAGCTGGTACGGCAGCGAATCCGGCAACCGGACCGCCAATGGCGAGAAATTTCGGCCCGGCTGGATCACCGCGGCGCACACCACGCTGCCGCTACCGACCTATGTCGAGGTGACCGCGCTCGATACCGGCCGGCGGATCATCGTGCGCGTCAACGATCGCGGCCCTTTTGCTGCCGGGCGGATCATCGACCTGTCGCGCGGCGCCGCCGAGGCGCTGGGGATGCGCGCGCAGGGTCATGCGCCGGTCCGCGTGCGCCGCGTCGAACCGTCCGAACAGGACCGCAAGCGGTTGCGCGAAGGCAAGGCTGCGGCAGCGCTGGCGCCGGTGCCTGCGGACGAATTGCAGCGGCTGCGCGCGCGGCTGCGCTAA
- a CDS encoding ATP-dependent helicase translates to MPDLTRPDPSDPPYLQGLNGPQRQAVLTTEGPVLMLAGAGTGKTAALTARLAHIIATRRAWPSEILAVTFTNKAAREMRERIGRMIGDAVEGMPWLGTFHSIAAKMLRRHAELVGLQSNFTILDTDDQLRVLKQLIQAEGLDEKRWPARQLASLIDKWKNRGLVPADLDAADKDAYADGKGQHFYALYQARLKTLNACDFGDLLLHMLVILKTHRDVLEQYQQRFKYVLVDEYQDTNASQYLWLRLLAQTRKNICCVGDDDQSIYSWRGAEVANILRFEKDFPGATVIRLEQNYRSTPQILAAASALIAQNSDRLGKTLWTDLDAGDKLRVVGVWDGPEEARRIGEELETLQHRGTSLDRAAILVRAQFQTREFEDRFIAIGMPYRIVGGFRFYERAEIRDALAYLRLVQSPADDLAFERIVNVPKRGLGDKALGRIHQFARAERAPLFHAAARITETDELTPQARRQLANFVAQMRNWQAKANELSHPELTQLILDESGYTAMLQADRSAEAAGRLENLSELVRAMEEYETLEEFLEHVSLVMDRDNDDQTETVTIMTIHAAKGLEFDHVFLAGWEDGVFPSQRSMDEGGTASLEEERRLAYVAITRARQRASIYHAANRRIYGQWMSSIPSRFIAEIPPEHVEMENSFGGGQSLWRANWSAQGDPFAHVAERQPSRIMTRGPAWQRAVAASSTVTHAPAPSERGPAASVGAKPRGDLAIGMRVFHEKFGYGEIADIDGNKLEVEFEQAGIKRVLDSFVKAAG, encoded by the coding sequence ATGCCCGACCTGACCCGCCCCGACCCGTCGGACCCGCCATATTTGCAAGGCCTCAACGGGCCTCAGCGGCAGGCGGTCCTGACCACCGAGGGTCCCGTCCTGATGCTCGCAGGCGCCGGGACGGGCAAGACGGCTGCGCTCACGGCGCGGCTTGCGCATATTATCGCGACGCGGCGCGCCTGGCCGTCCGAAATCCTGGCGGTTACCTTCACCAACAAAGCCGCGCGCGAGATGCGCGAGCGGATCGGGCGGATGATCGGCGACGCGGTCGAGGGGATGCCGTGGCTCGGCACCTTTCACAGTATCGCGGCGAAGATGCTCCGCCGCCACGCCGAACTCGTCGGCCTGCAAAGCAATTTCACCATCCTCGACACCGACGATCAGCTTCGCGTGCTCAAACAGTTGATTCAGGCTGAAGGGCTCGACGAAAAACGCTGGCCCGCGCGCCAGCTTGCCAGTCTGATCGACAAATGGAAAAACCGCGGGCTCGTCCCCGCCGACCTCGATGCTGCCGACAAGGATGCTTATGCCGACGGCAAGGGGCAGCATTTCTATGCGCTCTATCAGGCGCGGCTCAAGACGCTGAATGCCTGCGACTTTGGCGACCTCTTGCTCCATATGCTCGTGATTCTGAAAACGCACCGCGACGTGCTCGAACAATATCAGCAGCGCTTTAAATATGTCCTCGTGGACGAATATCAGGACACCAACGCCAGCCAGTATCTCTGGCTCCGCCTGCTCGCGCAAACGCGCAAAAACATCTGCTGCGTCGGCGACGACGACCAGTCGATCTATTCGTGGCGCGGTGCAGAGGTCGCGAACATTCTGCGCTTCGAAAAGGATTTCCCGGGCGCGACCGTCATCCGCCTCGAACAAAATTACCGCTCGACGCCGCAGATCCTCGCCGCCGCATCGGCGCTCATCGCGCAAAACAGCGACCGCCTCGGCAAGACGCTGTGGACCGACCTCGACGCGGGCGACAAGCTGCGCGTCGTCGGCGTGTGGGACGGGCCGGAGGAAGCGCGGCGGATCGGCGAAGAGCTGGAGACACTCCAGCATCGCGGGACCAGCCTCGACCGTGCGGCGATCCTCGTCCGCGCGCAGTTCCAGACGCGCGAGTTCGAGGACCGCTTCATCGCGATCGGCATGCCCTATCGCATCGTCGGCGGTTTCCGCTTCTACGAACGCGCCGAAATCCGCGACGCGCTCGCCTATCTGCGCCTCGTCCAGTCGCCCGCCGACGACCTCGCGTTCGAACGTATCGTCAACGTCCCCAAGCGCGGGCTCGGCGACAAGGCGCTTGGGCGCATCCACCAGTTCGCGCGCGCCGAGCGCGCGCCGCTTTTCCACGCCGCAGCGCGGATCACCGAAACCGACGAGCTGACGCCACAGGCGCGCCGCCAACTCGCCAATTTCGTCGCGCAGATGCGGAATTGGCAAGCGAAGGCGAATGAGCTGTCGCACCCCGAGCTGACCCAGCTCATCCTCGATGAATCGGGCTATACCGCGATGCTCCAGGCCGATCGCAGCGCCGAAGCCGCGGGCCGCCTCGAAAACCTCTCCGAACTCGTTCGCGCGATGGAGGAGTATGAAACGCTCGAGGAGTTCCTCGAACATGTCAGCCTCGTCATGGACCGCGACAATGACGACCAGACCGAAACGGTCACGATCATGACAATCCATGCCGCGAAGGGCCTCGAATTCGACCATGTCTTCCTCGCCGGGTGGGAGGACGGCGTCTTCCCGTCTCAGCGGTCGATGGACGAGGGCGGCACCGCCAGCCTCGAGGAAGAGCGCCGCCTCGCCTATGTCGCGATCACCCGCGCCCGGCAGCGCGCGAGCATCTATCACGCTGCAAACCGCCGCATTTATGGCCAGTGGATGAGCAGCATCCCCAGCCGCTTCATCGCCGAAATTCCACCCGAGCATGTCGAGATGGAAAACAGCTTCGGCGGAGGGCAGAGCCTGTGGCGCGCCAACTGGTCGGCGCAGGGCGATCCCTTCGCGCATGTCGCCGAACGCCAGCCGTCACGCATCATGACGCGCGGCCCGGCATGGCAACGCGCGGTGGCGGCATCATCGACGGTGACACACGCTCCCGCGCCCTCGGAGCGCGGGCCGGCGGCGTCGGTGGGAGCGAAGCCGCGGGGCGATCTCGCGATCGGGATGCGCGTGTTCCATGAAAAATTCGGCTACGGCGAGATCGCCGACATCGACGGCAACAAGCTTGAGGTTGAGTTCGAGCAGGCCGGCATCAAGCGCGTGCTCGACAGCTTTGTGAAGGCGGCGGGATAA
- a CDS encoding acyl-CoA dehydrogenase family protein codes for MSNPGMDADIYGAFIEQLQRYVRERLIPAEDRLEELGRVPDDILAEMRDMGLFGVTMPEEYGGAGMNVSQYVGFIRELAYAAPAYRSIVSINIGMVCKSILGFGTQQQKEYWLPKLATGSIAAFGLTEPDSGSDSAAMKTRAVRDGNGYVINGTKRYITNAPFADVILVMARTNAEALPKNAHVSAFLVPRDAPGVSIGKPDGKMGQAGSQIADVILEDVHVDGDALLGGEEGIGFRAAMQSLDNGRLSVAAASVGYAKRMLDTGLKYAMERKAFGEPIANFQLIQAMLADSKAEIYAADCMLNDACARADRGEKILVEAAATKMFASEMCGRVADRVVQIHGGAGYLKEYLAERFYRDCRIYRIYEGTTQIQQLVIAKNMIRDYDG; via the coding sequence ATGAGCAATCCGGGCATGGACGCCGACATCTACGGCGCCTTTATCGAGCAGTTGCAGCGTTACGTACGCGAGCGGCTGATTCCCGCCGAGGACCGTCTTGAAGAACTCGGCCGCGTTCCCGACGACATCCTTGCCGAAATGCGCGACATGGGGCTGTTCGGGGTGACGATGCCCGAGGAATATGGCGGCGCCGGCATGAATGTCAGCCAATATGTCGGCTTCATCCGCGAACTCGCCTATGCCGCGCCGGCCTATCGCTCGATCGTGTCGATCAACATCGGCATGGTGTGCAAGTCGATCCTCGGCTTCGGAACGCAGCAGCAGAAGGAGTATTGGCTGCCGAAACTTGCGACGGGCAGCATTGCCGCCTTCGGTCTGACCGAACCTGACAGCGGTTCCGACAGCGCGGCAATGAAGACGCGCGCGGTGCGCGACGGCAACGGCTATGTGATCAATGGAACGAAGCGGTATATCACCAACGCGCCCTTCGCCGATGTGATTCTAGTGATGGCGCGCACCAACGCCGAAGCCTTGCCCAAGAATGCCCACGTCAGCGCCTTCCTCGTTCCCCGCGACGCACCCGGCGTGTCGATCGGCAAGCCCGACGGCAAGATGGGCCAGGCCGGCTCGCAGATCGCCGACGTGATCCTCGAGGATGTGCATGTCGATGGTGACGCGCTGCTCGGCGGCGAGGAAGGCATCGGTTTCCGCGCCGCGATGCAGAGCCTCGACAACGGGCGGCTGTCGGTCGCCGCCGCCAGCGTCGGCTACGCCAAGCGGATGCTCGACACGGGGCTCAAATATGCGATGGAGCGCAAGGCGTTCGGGGAACCGATCGCCAATTTCCAGCTGATCCAGGCGATGCTCGCCGACAGCAAGGCCGAGATCTACGCTGCCGATTGTATGCTAAACGATGCCTGCGCGCGCGCCGACCGCGGCGAGAAAATCCTTGTCGAAGCCGCGGCGACCAAAATGTTCGCGAGCGAAATGTGCGGCCGCGTCGCTGACCGTGTCGTCCAGATCCACGGCGGCGCCGGCTATCTCAAGGAATATCTTGCCGAACGCTTCTATCGCGACTGCCGCATTTACCGCATTTATGAAGGGACGACGCAGATCCAGCAGCTAGTGATCGCAAAGAACATGATTCGCGACTACGATGGTTAA
- a CDS encoding NADP-dependent oxidoreductase: MKAWHLTRRPQGLPTIDNFALRDLPDTPLEKDQLRVRNRWLSVDPYMRGRMNDAKSYAASFQLDKPMTGGAIGEVLESRLDGFAPGDLILHMGGWREGGVVGLDMMPNKLPVALLDAGLPPQTFLHNMGLTGGTAWIGLLRVAAAKPGDTVFVSAAAGAVGSAVVQIAKAREMTVIGSAGGAEKCAWVSELGADAVVDYKAGPVLPQLASALERLGKGGIDVYFDNVGGEHLDAAFAVANDFARFAICGMIDVYNDAKPQEMKYLIRTIPARIRMEGFIYTDQFIDCMEEFYADMGGLIASGAVTIRETVREGLEAAPDAFLGLFKGENIGKMLVRL, encoded by the coding sequence ATGAAAGCCTGGCATTTGACCCGTCGTCCGCAGGGACTGCCAACGATCGACAATTTCGCGCTCCGCGACCTGCCCGACACGCCGCTCGAAAAAGACCAGCTTCGCGTGCGCAACCGCTGGCTGTCGGTCGATCCCTATATGCGCGGGCGAATGAACGACGCCAAAAGCTATGCCGCGAGTTTTCAGCTCGACAAGCCGATGACCGGCGGCGCGATCGGCGAAGTCCTGGAAAGCCGATTGGATGGCTTTGCTCCGGGCGACCTCATCCTCCACATGGGCGGCTGGCGCGAGGGCGGCGTGGTCGGCCTCGACATGATGCCCAACAAATTGCCGGTCGCGCTGCTCGACGCGGGGCTGCCGCCGCAAACCTTTCTGCACAATATGGGGCTGACCGGCGGCACGGCGTGGATCGGCCTGCTGCGCGTCGCGGCGGCGAAGCCCGGCGATACCGTCTTTGTTTCGGCCGCCGCGGGCGCGGTCGGATCGGCGGTAGTCCAGATTGCCAAGGCGCGCGAGATGACGGTGATCGGCTCGGCCGGCGGCGCCGAAAAATGCGCCTGGGTGAGCGAACTCGGCGCCGATGCGGTTGTCGATTACAAGGCGGGGCCGGTGCTGCCCCAGCTCGCTTCCGCGCTCGAACGGCTCGGCAAGGGGGGCATCGATGTCTATTTCGACAATGTCGGCGGCGAACATCTCGACGCCGCCTTTGCGGTCGCAAATGATTTTGCGCGCTTTGCGATCTGCGGGATGATCGACGTTTACAACGACGCAAAGCCCCAGGAGATGAAATATCTCATCCGCACTATCCCCGCGCGCATCCGCATGGAAGGCTTCATCTACACCGACCAGTTCATCGATTGCATGGAGGAATTCTACGCCGACATGGGCGGCCTGATCGCCAGCGGTGCGGTCACGATCCGCGAAACGGTGCGCGAGGGGCTGGAGGCGGCCCCCGATGCCTTTCTCGGGCTGTTCAAAGGCGAGAATATCGGCAAGATGCTGGTTCGGCTCTAA
- a CDS encoding putative immunity protein, translating into MADSAQSLSLSDRRLVAEWAAACADRVLWLFETVCPDDDRPRTAIVRAQAFAAGELAAAAGIRQRFGGGGIAAKSPAATAAARAAGQASAVCHMGTHALGAAAYAILAVKMEVPDRPEAAEDEMDWQRAQMSADVLAALRKLPLVGTDRSGPLGPGLLATGEVGAIIRQLQDMIAASEV; encoded by the coding sequence ATGGCTGACTCGGCGCAGAGCTTGAGCCTGTCCGACCGGCGCTTGGTCGCCGAATGGGCGGCCGCGTGCGCTGACCGCGTCTTGTGGCTGTTCGAGACGGTTTGTCCCGACGATGATCGTCCGCGCACCGCAATCGTCCGTGCGCAGGCGTTCGCAGCCGGTGAACTGGCCGCTGCGGCGGGAATACGCCAGCGCTTTGGCGGAGGCGGCATCGCCGCGAAATCGCCAGCAGCCACGGCCGCGGCGCGGGCTGCAGGGCAGGCATCGGCAGTTTGCCATATGGGCACCCATGCGTTGGGAGCGGCAGCCTATGCCATTCTGGCCGTGAAAATGGAGGTTCCGGATCGGCCCGAGGCGGCAGAGGACGAGATGGATTGGCAACGCGCGCAAATGTCGGCCGACGTGCTGGCCGCGCTTCGGAAGCTTCCCTTGGTCGGAACGGACCGATCGGGCCCGCTGGGTCCCGGACTCCTCGCCACCGGCGAAGTCGGCGCCATTATTCGCCAGCTTCAGGACATGATTGCCGCAAGCGAAGTATAA